One Persicobacter psychrovividus DNA window includes the following coding sequences:
- a CDS encoding SusD/RagB family nutrient-binding outer membrane lipoprotein, which yields MRKYLNTLTLCLSLLIGLMAACTSNFDDINKNEYVFKDTEVEFLLPGVMKSTLDLVGGEMNTYMFLPYAHYAGGQQGVMPEFFYEQVWTDGWWRRWYVQVMKNLDEIERIHNVDNKYANRIAIARIWKNYAYSVMVSTYGMVPFEEALNAPDDIKDGIFNKFDNEELIYETILTDLKAQSDSLTINIDKDVFKNDPIYSGSNDNWIRFANSLRLKIAMRVSDAFPELAATHVNEIMNNDLPMIEDNMQNAVLDFGTIEENWSFIYSNAVNRNNLFLWPKMNHQFMVYLKSFKDPRTSVFADPAKKPFEFVDTLFSQATNAEVAVRYKVPYVGWPLARNYVLPDWDLDPNLNPLQSTERDNFADFNEDYLKQDMAFPIVTAAQVSFLKAEAVVRGWGAGQSAQENYLNGIAHSFAQHGIPSLAFDEYIEQDGVKWGTVSEGDLNFCGIVSSSVTEDPLEKIITQRWIADFNQGHDGWCLQKRTRRMIMSPHLLPSRNLALRYLDFPERVVYGADERNLNTKGYNGMLEVQGGDDMTTPIKISKSKDHLPAWEKYPAKWSWDFVHAYYGENVEDLDKAGVAYEIIK from the coding sequence ATGAGAAAATACCTTAACACATTGACCTTATGCTTGTCGCTGCTGATCGGATTGATGGCCGCATGTACAAGTAACTTTGACGATATCAATAAAAACGAATATGTTTTCAAAGACACCGAAGTGGAGTTTCTGCTGCCAGGTGTGATGAAAAGTACCCTCGACCTGGTTGGGGGAGAGATGAACACCTACATGTTTCTGCCATATGCGCATTATGCTGGCGGACAGCAAGGGGTGATGCCAGAATTCTTCTACGAGCAGGTTTGGACCGATGGCTGGTGGAGACGATGGTATGTTCAGGTGATGAAAAACCTGGATGAAATCGAACGAATTCATAACGTGGACAATAAATACGCTAACCGTATTGCCATTGCAAGAATCTGGAAAAATTATGCTTATTCAGTAATGGTTTCCACTTACGGAATGGTGCCTTTTGAAGAGGCGCTCAATGCACCGGACGATATTAAAGATGGGATTTTCAACAAGTTCGATAATGAGGAATTGATCTATGAGACCATCCTCACCGACCTGAAAGCTCAAAGTGATTCACTGACGATCAATATCGATAAGGATGTCTTTAAAAATGACCCTATTTACAGCGGTAGCAATGATAACTGGATCCGTTTTGCCAACAGCTTAAGACTGAAAATCGCCATGCGAGTTTCTGATGCTTTTCCTGAGCTTGCCGCAACGCATGTGAATGAAATCATGAACAATGATTTGCCAATGATTGAGGACAATATGCAAAATGCTGTACTCGATTTTGGGACCATCGAAGAAAACTGGTCATTTATCTATTCCAACGCGGTCAATAGAAACAACCTCTTCCTGTGGCCAAAAATGAACCATCAGTTCATGGTTTATCTCAAATCTTTCAAGGATCCCCGTACTTCGGTATTCGCTGATCCTGCCAAAAAGCCTTTTGAGTTTGTAGATACTTTATTCTCTCAGGCGACCAATGCAGAGGTGGCGGTTCGTTATAAAGTGCCATATGTAGGCTGGCCATTGGCGAGAAATTACGTGTTGCCTGACTGGGATCTGGATCCTAACTTGAACCCCTTGCAATCTACTGAAAGAGACAATTTTGCTGATTTCAATGAGGATTACCTCAAGCAGGATATGGCTTTCCCAATTGTTACTGCCGCACAGGTAAGTTTCTTGAAGGCTGAGGCGGTTGTTCGTGGCTGGGGTGCTGGGCAGTCGGCACAGGAAAATTACCTAAATGGTATCGCACATTCTTTTGCTCAACATGGCATCCCAAGTTTAGCCTTTGATGAATATATCGAGCAGGATGGTGTTAAGTGGGGAACGGTCAGTGAAGGTGACCTGAACTTTTGTGGAATTGTTAGCTCTTCGGTAACTGAAGACCCACTCGAAAAGATCATTACCCAGAGATGGATCGCAGATTTTAACCAAGGTCACGATGGCTGGTGTCTGCAAAAAAGAACCCGCAGGATGATCATGAGCCCACACTTGTTGCCATCCCGTAATTTGGCGTTGCGTTACCTGGATTTCCCAGAGCGTGTAGTTTACGGGGCTGATGAGCGTAACCTTAATACCAAAGGTTACAATGGCATGCTTGAGGTTCAAGGTGGCGACGATATGACCACCCCAATTAAAATCAGTAAGTCGAAAGATCACCTGCCAGCGTGGGAAAAATACCCTGCAAAATGGTCATGGGATTTTGTACACGCTTATTATGGTGAGAATGTCGAAGACCTCGATAAGGCTGGGGTTGCATATGAGATAATTAAATAA
- a CDS encoding PQQ-binding-like beta-propeller repeat protein, whose protein sequence is MSRQSIFLFFFFLIVNQSFADNKDHFIKSGDPELDAVRQEVVQAPTDRGNFKFRAIKMKLWAAMLQQQGVPLPEYVAVDNALNKVTRWNNLRFGGEPQQFSASQVAELSDIIGRGYQVLEKYQKQASTQPSLAFTSSEQPIDAATQKEIPWTSYKGNKNLSGYTGANGPTKGEMAWKFPVGLAWEVQPQIEGDRVYLSSPGVRTNMFCVDLKTGEEHWKTQQIIEIMGDQLYHAPNNQSTPVVLKDKILFRELGARGNSGPTKEIVVVDKITGKIEREILAGHVDYRAGNAPFDADEDLVVYTFGIQDIHDTPPKTQAANRVIGKNIKTGKVMWDYMVGYTFAEPVLHQKRVYVGTQDGYMYSWDATKRQFYRPKPQWQFRAGGPINKQPLVLNDRLIFGANDGKVYCLNNKTGALIWEFQAEDVQEHAFSHFTTPFVSDNKVFIGAANGHLYGLDLESGKEIMDFKADDWIKSAPVAKGNQVFFATLKGTLYGVEIKKGKVKTLFEKHIAHHPILADLAIKDDIILVNDTDLYAHAISTKGKTLWKKSLIESFEKDGNRILTDQIAGGAYYQSKPTASNNTIYFGTPMRFVFAVDSETGKEKWKFELGASISGAPTIYKDKIYVGQQGGEDEFYCLDAKTGDLIWSQKVDWVWGSATVSDGMVYVPGIDGYAWALDANNGQIVWRQPFSKSVCSEPAVDDERVYFGCWDDYLKAFDKKTGEIIWQFNGAGTDSGVAIVKDGKIFVKNKCIDAKTGELLWEFKDGNNIFNITPAVHDGKVYMSCWHGLGLGGVCVEAVVYCIDIDSGNLLWTQNGAGLSSPVIGGEGDVYFPSIADPYFYCVDANGNGDGTTKVKWMYQMGNKVEESTPALYKGKAYVMSSDGYMHAIQ, encoded by the coding sequence ATGAGCAGACAATCCATTTTTCTTTTTTTCTTTTTCCTTATTGTAAATCAGTCTTTTGCTGATAATAAAGACCACTTTATTAAAAGTGGAGACCCTGAGTTGGATGCGGTACGCCAAGAGGTGGTGCAGGCGCCGACCGATCGGGGAAATTTTAAATTTCGGGCGATCAAGATGAAATTGTGGGCGGCGATGTTACAGCAACAGGGCGTACCTTTGCCGGAATATGTGGCGGTGGATAATGCGCTGAATAAGGTTACCCGATGGAATAATTTAAGGTTTGGCGGGGAGCCTCAGCAGTTCAGTGCTTCGCAGGTTGCGGAGCTGAGTGATATCATTGGTCGTGGATACCAGGTATTGGAAAAATACCAAAAGCAGGCTTCTACTCAACCGTCCTTGGCTTTCACTTCTTCAGAACAGCCGATTGATGCTGCTACCCAAAAAGAGATTCCATGGACTTCTTATAAGGGCAATAAAAACCTGAGTGGATACACCGGTGCCAATGGCCCAACCAAAGGAGAAATGGCCTGGAAATTCCCTGTCGGACTGGCTTGGGAAGTACAGCCTCAGATTGAAGGTGATAGAGTGTATTTGTCGTCGCCTGGCGTGCGAACCAATATGTTTTGTGTGGATCTGAAAACAGGTGAGGAGCACTGGAAAACACAGCAAATTATTGAGATCATGGGCGACCAGCTCTACCATGCTCCCAATAATCAGAGTACGCCAGTAGTGTTGAAAGATAAAATATTGTTCAGAGAGTTGGGCGCAAGAGGGAATTCTGGCCCAACGAAGGAAATTGTGGTGGTCGATAAAATCACCGGTAAAATTGAGCGTGAAATCTTGGCCGGGCATGTAGATTATCGTGCAGGAAATGCGCCTTTTGATGCTGATGAAGACTTGGTGGTTTATACCTTCGGGATTCAGGATATTCATGATACGCCACCGAAAACTCAGGCGGCCAATCGCGTGATCGGGAAAAATATTAAAACAGGTAAAGTGATGTGGGATTATATGGTTGGCTATACTTTCGCCGAACCTGTATTGCATCAAAAAAGAGTCTATGTCGGAACGCAGGACGGCTATATGTATTCTTGGGATGCGACCAAAAGACAATTTTACAGACCAAAACCTCAGTGGCAGTTCCGTGCCGGCGGGCCGATCAACAAACAACCATTGGTGTTGAATGATCGCCTGATTTTTGGTGCGAATGACGGCAAAGTTTATTGTTTGAATAATAAGACAGGAGCATTGATTTGGGAATTTCAGGCGGAAGATGTTCAGGAACATGCCTTCAGTCATTTCACCACACCATTTGTTTCGGATAACAAAGTATTTATCGGTGCAGCTAATGGACATTTGTATGGTTTGGACTTGGAAAGCGGAAAAGAAATCATGGATTTCAAAGCCGATGACTGGATCAAGTCGGCGCCGGTAGCCAAAGGAAATCAAGTGTTCTTTGCTACTTTGAAAGGAACCCTTTATGGAGTAGAAATCAAGAAAGGAAAAGTAAAAACCTTATTTGAAAAGCATATCGCTCACCATCCGATTTTGGCGGATTTAGCCATAAAGGATGATATTATCTTGGTCAACGATACCGACCTCTATGCACACGCGATTTCCACCAAAGGAAAGACGCTTTGGAAGAAGAGTTTGATTGAATCTTTTGAGAAGGATGGTAATCGTATTTTAACCGATCAGATTGCGGGTGGAGCCTATTATCAGTCTAAACCTACCGCTTCGAATAATACCATTTATTTCGGAACGCCGATGCGCTTTGTTTTTGCTGTCGATAGCGAAACAGGTAAAGAAAAATGGAAGTTTGAACTGGGGGCCTCTATTTCCGGTGCGCCGACCATCTATAAGGATAAAATCTATGTCGGTCAGCAAGGTGGCGAAGATGAATTTTACTGCCTCGATGCTAAAACTGGAGATCTGATCTGGTCGCAGAAAGTGGACTGGGTGTGGGGATCGGCGACAGTTTCCGATGGTATGGTGTATGTTCCGGGTATCGACGGTTATGCCTGGGCTTTGGATGCCAATAACGGACAGATCGTCTGGCGACAGCCATTCAGCAAGTCGGTTTGTAGTGAGCCTGCCGTGGATGATGAACGTGTATATTTCGGCTGTTGGGATGATTACCTGAAGGCTTTCGATAAAAAGACTGGTGAGATCATCTGGCAATTCAATGGTGCTGGTACCGACTCCGGTGTGGCGATTGTCAAGGATGGAAAAATCTTTGTCAAGAATAAATGTATCGATGCCAAAACTGGCGAGTTGCTTTGGGAATTCAAGGATGGCAACAACATTTTTAATATTACGCCTGCAGTCCATGATGGGAAAGTCTATATGTCATGCTGGCATGGCCTCGGCCTTGGTGGTGTCTGTGTGGAGGCCGTGGTTTATTGTATCGATATCGACAGTGGCAATTTGCTTTGGACGCAGAATGGTGCAGGCTTGAGCAGTCCCGTGATCGGTGGGGAAGGTGATGTTTATTTTCCAAGCATTGCCGATCCATATTTCTATTGTGTGGATGCCAATGGCAATGGGGATGGAACGACGAAAGTCAAATGGATGTACCAAATGGGCAACAAAGTGGAGGAATCAACGCCCGCACTTTACAAGGGAAAAGCCTATGTGATGTCATCGGATGGCTATATGCACGCGATTCAATAA